A section of the Castanea sativa cultivar Marrone di Chiusa Pesio chromosome 12, ASM4071231v1 genome encodes:
- the LOC142620787 gene encoding uncharacterized protein LOC142620787, producing the protein MLTTHFEELRMSEDESFDSFYGKLNKVVIGKFNLGEMTEDSKIVRKILGSLPESFHAKVTVIEKSKDLDKIKIQELIGSLQTYELSLPSQRKSKSLALKTINEKVEAQDSSDEDEVEKDVEYLVKNF; encoded by the coding sequence ATGCTAACCACACATTTTGAAGAGCTGAGGATGAGTGAAGACGAGTCATTCGACTCATTTTATGGGAAGCTGAATAAGGTGGTAATTGGAAAATTTAACTTGGGAGAAATGACAGAGGActccaagattgtgagaaaaattCTAGGATCATTACCAGAGAGCTTTCATGCAAAGGTCACTGTCATCGAAAAGAGCAAAGACCTTGATAAgatcaaaattcaagaactcattggctctcttcaaacctatgagctaTCTCTACCATCACAAAGGAAGAGCAAATCCCTTGCTCTAAAGACAATCAATGAGAAAGTAGAAGCTCAAGACTCctcagatgaggatgaggttgAAAAAGATGTGGAGTATCTTGTTAAGAACTTCTGA
- the LOC142619138 gene encoding dimethylnonatriene synthase-like: protein MEISSHIQTIFGLFVILAIYTILKIASKTKKAYTKRIEIPEPAGALPFIGHIHLLGSQIPAAQSLGAIADKFGSFFSLKIGFHRFIVVSSWEMAKEFLATNDRTFATRASIAAGKYMGYNNAVLALAPYGQYWRDVRKMATLELLSSHRLEKLKHVRFSEVESLIKDSHLLCTNNEVVTISKLFEHMTFNISLRMIVGKRFSATTYGEKRSEACRFQSAIKDALYLAGVFVLSDAIPYLEWMDYQGHIGFMKRTAKELDSVLEIWLNEHLQKQLKQKSDGESDFMDVMLSSLAEDAEISGHTRNTIVKANALILILTGAGSTATTLTWALSLLLNHPNVLKAAQEELDMHVGKDKWVEESDIQSLKYLQAIVKETLRLYPPGPLTGVREAMEDCTVGGYFVPKGTRLLINIWKLQRDPRVWSNPSEFKPERFLTTHADIDVRGQNFEYIPFSSGRRSCPGITFGLQVVHLALARLLQGFDITPMAGVKVDMREGPGIALPKVDPLDVILKPRLSMEHY, encoded by the exons ATGGAGATTTCTTCTCACATCCAAAccatttttgggctttttgttATTCTAGCAATCTATACTATCCTAAAAATTGCATCAAAAACCAAGAAGGCTTACACCAAACGCATTGAAATCCCTGAACCAGCTGGGGCATTGCCCTTCATAGGCCACATCCATCTTCTAGGAAGCCAAATCCCAGCTGCCCAATCTCTTGGAGCCATTGCCGATAAATTTGGCTCATTCTTCTCACTCAAGATCGGTTTCCACCGATTCATAGTAGTGAGTAGTTGGGAAATGGCAAAGGAATTCTTAGCCACCAATGATAGAACTTTTGCTACAAGGGCAAGCATAGCAGCTGGGAAATACATGGGTTACAACAATGCTGTTTTAGCTCTTGCCCCTTATGGTCAATATTGGCGTGATGTGAGAAAGATGGCCACTCTTGAGCTTCTCTCAAGCCATAGGCTTGAAAAGCTCAAGCATGTAAGATTCTCAGAAGTGGAGTCTTTGATTAAAGACTCGCACTTGCTTTGTACAAATAACGAGGTGGTGACTATTAGTAAGTTGTTTGAGCACATGACCTTCAATATCAGCCTCAGGATGATTGTTGGTAAGCGATTTTCAGCAACCACATATGGTGAAAAAAGGAGCGAGGCATGTCGTTTTCAAAGTGCCATCAAGGATGCTCTATATCTTGCTGGCGTGTTTGTCTTGTCTGATGCTATTCCATATCTTGAATGGATGGACTACCAAGGGCATATAGGTTTCATGAAGAGAACAGCTAAGGAACTTGACTCGGTGCTTGAGATTTGGCTTAATGAACATCTCCAGAAACAATTAAAGCAGAAGAGTGATGGTGAAAGCGATTTCATGGACGTGATGCTATCGAGCCTTGCAGAGGACGCTGAGATTTCTGGGCATACACGCAATACCATTGTCAAGGCAAATGCACTG ATTCTCATCCTTACAGGAGCAGGAAGCACAGCTACTACACTAACATGGGCACTCTCCCTACTTTTGAATCACCCAAATGTGCTAAAGGCTGCCCAAGAAGAGTTAGACATGCACGTAGGGAAAGataaatgggtggaagaatcAGATATCCAAAGCTTAAAATACCTCCAAGCCATTGTTAAGGAAACCTTACGTCTGTACCCACCAGGTCCCCTTACAGGAGTACGTGAGGCCATGGAAGATTGTACTGTTGGTGGCTATTTTGTTCCAAAGGGCACTCGTTTGCTCATTAATATATGGAAATTGCAACGAGACCCACGTGTGTGGTCAAACCCATCTGAATTCAAACCAGAGAGGTTTTTGACAACTCATGCAGACATTGATGTTAGGGGTCAAAATTTTGAGTATATTCCATTCAGTTCTGGTAGAAGGTCATGCCCTGGAATCACATTTGGCTTGCAAGTGGTTCACTTGGCACTAGCTCGTTTGCTTCAAGGATTTGATATCACACCCATGGCAGGTGTGAAGGTGGATATGCGTGAAGGACCAGGAATTGCTTTACCTAAGGTCGATCCACTGGATGTTATACTCAAGCCTCGACTTTCGATGGAGCACTATTAA